A genomic region of Solanum dulcamara chromosome 2, daSolDulc1.2, whole genome shotgun sequence contains the following coding sequences:
- the LOC129878842 gene encoding F-box protein At5g07610-like, with translation MEESQMNKRLHVTTSMDVIFGNVDLLSEILLRLPARSLIRFGLVCKLWLYITTRTQFRLNHCRTLALSNTLPHSGVYFYNNLTNLQRIDSVTLNDNVTSLPPVPLLDQMAAKTGSPVKVTQYCNGLLMCVITSKNEVSDLKLGFVYNPAKNEYHPLPNPYVKYYELIYGYYLMFDPLEPPYYKVYCVKRLGTTFRGFFFGSRDLEISVYVPGTDSWRSCCRFYANYTTHFDSGVFWNGAIHWLGESSSVHFDAKSEEVVMKSMPRRPHGDFDEKIRYFGESCGHLHLIQVQSRYAKKFNVLELDKDTWKWSVKYRVHLARLISTFPEMAKQALYGVQYMYSILSVIRGEKDDNSVLLLTIPGKVVMYNLVHRTTKVIRELPDEVSDTLHFNHVSAYQYTESLFPVRKWNSIGK, from the coding sequence ATGGAGGAGAGCCAAATGAATAAAAGACTTCATGTTACTACCTCGATGGATGTCATCTTCGGAAATGTTGATCTTTTATCTGAAATTCTACTTCGTTTGCCTGCAAGATCTCTCATCAGGTTTGGTCTAGTATGCAAGCTTTGGTTGTACATCACTACTCGTACGCAATTCAGGCTTAATCATTGTCGTACTCTTGCATTATCCAATACCCTCCCCCATTCCGGTGTCTACTTCTATAATAATTTGACCAATCTTCAACGAATTGACTCTGTTACGCTGAATGATAATGTAACAAGCCTCCCTCCTGTTCCGCTCCTTGACCAAATGGCTGCAAAAACAGGATCTCCAGTCAAGGTTACGCAATATTGCAATGGCTTGTTAATGTGTGTGATCACCTCGAAAAATGAAGTATCTGATCTCAAACTCGGTTTTGTTTACAATCCTGCAAAGAACGAGTATCATCCATTACCGAACCCTTATGTTAAGTATTATGAATTGATTTATGGATATTATCTGATGTTTGATCCTTTAGAACCACCTTACTACAAAGTTTATTGTGTAAAGCGTTTAGGTACTACTTTTCGAGGTTTCTTTTTTGGTTCTAGAGATCTCGAAATTAGTGTCTATGTGCCAGGTACTGACTCATGGAGATCTTGTTGTCGTTTCTATGCAAACTATACTACGCATTTTGACAGTGGGGTGTTTTGGAATGGTGCAATTCACTGGCTTGGTGAAAGCTCCTCTGTTCACTTTGATGCTAAGTCAGAGGAAGTCGTTATGAAAAGTATGCCACGAAGGCCTCACGGTGATTTTGACGAAAAGATCAGGTATTTTGGTGAATCATGTGGACATTTGCATCTTATTCAGGTTCAGAGCCGATATGCCAAGAAATTTAATGTGCTTGAATTAGATAAAGATACTTGGAAATGGTCAGTGAAGTATCGTGTTCATCTTGCTCGATTAATTTCAACATTTCCTGAGATGGCTAAGCAAGCATTATATGgtgtacaatatatgtactccATTTTGTCTGTGATCCGTGGAGAGAAGGATGATAATTCAGTCTTATTGCTTACTATTCCTGGGAAGGTAGTCATGTACAACTTAGTACATCGAACTACTAAAGTTATCCGCGAGTTGCCTGATGAAGTAAGTGATACTTTACACTTCAATCATGTAAGTGCTTATCAGTATACTGAAAGTTTGTTTCCCGTTAGAAAGTGGAATAGTATCGGAAAATAG
- the LOC129881098 gene encoding uncharacterized protein LOC129881098 — protein MALSSASSSLSNLSYISFQYKNPRFSTTFSSVDSSKCTLRITADSAPKARFISRRKESLSVKQLQRPLMEYMSLPASQYSVLDAERIERVDDSTFRCYVYRFKFFAFEVCPVLLVRVEEQPDGSCIKLLSCKLEGSPIVVAQNDKFDASMVNKISYDSKRRDSPLQQLTSDAVIEVNIEIPFAFRAIPVQAIESTGSQVLDQILRIMLPRFMSQLVKDYQAWASGDTSRQPLGTGQI, from the exons ATGGCGTTGAGCTCAGCTTCATCTTCGCTAAGTAATCTAAGCTACATTTCTTTCCAATACAAAAACCCTAGATTCTCTACTACCTTTTCCTCTGTTGATTCGTCAAAATGTACTCTCCGCATTACTGCTGATTCTGCTCCTAAAGCTCGATTTATTTCCCGGCGTAAAGAGTCATTATCTGTTAAGCAGCTTCAACGTCCGCTAA TGGAGTATATGAGCTTGCCAGCGAGCCAGTACTCGGTGTTGGATGCAGAGAGGATTGAACGAGTGGATGATAGTACGTTCAGGTGTTACGTGTATAGGTTCAAGTTCTTTGCATTTGAAGTATGTCCTGTTTTGTTGGTAAGAGTTGAGGAGCAGCCTGATGGAAGTTGTATCAAGTTGTTGTCTTGCAAG CTTGAGGGATCTCCTATTGTGGTCGctcaaaatgataaatttgATG CTTCTATGGTGAACAAAATATCTTATGATAGCAAGCGAAGAGACTCACCTTTGCAGCAGCTCACTTCAGATGCTGTTATTGAG GTTAACATTGAAATTCCCTTTGCATTTCGAGCAATTCCAGTGCAGGCAATCGAGTCAACTGGTTCTCAGGTCCTAGATCAGATACTAAGGATCATGCTCCCTCGGTTTATGTCACAG CTAGTGAAGGACTATCAAGCTTGGGCTTCAGGTGATACTTCGAGGCAGCCTCTAGGAACTGGTCAGATTTGA
- the LOC129881099 gene encoding histone H2B yields the protein MAPKAEKKPAEKKPAAEKTPVAEKAPAEKKPKAGKKLPKDGGAAAGDKKKKRSKKSVETYKIYIFKVLKQVHPDIGISSKAMGIMNSFINDIFEKLAQESSRLARYNKKPTITSREIQTAVRLVLPGELAKHAVSEGTKAVTKFTSS from the coding sequence ATGGCACCAAAAGCCGAGAAAAAGCCCGCCGAGAAGAAACCAGCAGCTGAAAAAACTCCCGTTGCCGAGAAAGCTCCGGCAGAGAAGAAGCCAAAAGCCGGTAAGAAGCTACCAAAGGACGGTGGTGCAGCTGCCGgagacaaaaagaagaagagatcGAAGAAGTCGGTTGAAACCTACAAGATCTATATCTTCAAGGTGTTGAAGCAGGTACATCCAGATATCGGTATTTCTAGCAAAGCTATGGGTATAATGAACAGTTTCATCAACGATATCTTTGAGAAACTTGCACAGGAATCATCTCGTCTTGCTCGTTATAACAAAAAGCCTACTATCACTTCTCGTGAAATTCAAACTGCTGTTCGTCTTGTTCTTCCTGGTGAATTGGCTAAACATGCTGTTTCTGAAGGAACTAAGGCTGTTACCAAATTCACTAGCTCTTAA